The following proteins are encoded in a genomic region of Clostridia bacterium:
- a CDS encoding SPW repeat protein — MQRTTWREWLTALVGAWFVISAWALPSAENDSGVFWNDLVFGLLTLIAGAWTALDSVRESTWREWLAALFSAWLAVSPWVLGFTHLTTDTWVTFIAGAVGAIAAAWTALAPTERSSESSSS, encoded by the coding sequence ATGCAGCGGACGACTTGGCGCGAGTGGCTGACGGCTCTGGTTGGCGCGTGGTTCGTGATCAGCGCGTGGGCGCTGCCGTCGGCCGAGAACGATAGCGGGGTCTTCTGGAACGACCTTGTGTTCGGTCTCCTGACGCTGATCGCGGGCGCCTGGACCGCGCTCGATTCCGTGCGGGAGTCGACGTGGCGCGAGTGGCTCGCCGCGCTGTTCAGCGCGTGGCTGGCCGTCTCTCCGTGGGTGCTCGGCTTCACGCACCTGACCACGGATACCTGGGTGACGTTCATCGCCGGCGCGGTCGGCGCCATTGCGGCGGCGTGGACGGCGCTGGCGCCGACGGAACGGTCGTCGGAGTCGTCCTCGTCCTGA
- a CDS encoding complex I NDUFA9 subunit family protein, translating to MKVVVTGAAGYLGRRVVRQLRAAGHEVRAMVHGAAPAGAAAAGPSPVGAASGVETVAADVRDPAALERALAGAEAVVHLVAIIRERGDATFHAVNVEGTRNVVAAAERQGVRRIVHVSALGAREDPSLRYIHSKWLGERAVRESQLEWTVLRPSVMFGEGFGFLDRLVQSIRMAPPPIVPLPAGGRTRFQPIAADDVARCVVAALSGGSHAGRVYEIGGPERLTYREILERVMQALGVRRIPVPVPMALMKPVVPVMARLLPDPPVTPEELAQLAHDNVTDPDSVRRAFGFEPQAMTPDAIAYLKNARG from the coding sequence ATGAAGGTCGTCGTCACGGGAGCCGCTGGATATCTGGGCCGGCGCGTGGTGCGGCAATTGCGGGCGGCCGGGCACGAAGTGCGGGCCATGGTTCACGGGGCCGCCCCCGCCGGGGCTGCCGCTGCCGGTCCGTCGCCGGTCGGGGCCGCCTCGGGCGTGGAAACGGTCGCCGCCGACGTCCGCGACCCCGCCGCGCTGGAGCGGGCGCTGGCGGGCGCGGAGGCCGTCGTCCACCTCGTCGCCATCATCCGCGAGCGCGGCGACGCCACCTTCCACGCCGTCAACGTCGAAGGGACGCGCAACGTGGTCGCGGCGGCGGAACGGCAGGGCGTCCGCCGCATCGTGCACGTGAGCGCCCTGGGGGCGCGGGAGGACCCGAGCCTGCGGTACATCCACTCCAAGTGGCTCGGAGAGCGGGCCGTGCGCGAGTCGCAGCTGGAATGGACGGTGCTTCGCCCGTCCGTCATGTTCGGCGAGGGCTTCGGGTTCCTCGACCGCCTTGTGCAGTCGATCCGCATGGCGCCGCCGCCGATCGTGCCCCTGCCGGCGGGCGGCCGCACCCGGTTCCAGCCGATCGCCGCCGATGACGTGGCGCGTTGCGTCGTCGCCGCCCTGTCCGGCGGTTCGCACGCCGGGCGCGTGTATGAGATCGGCGGCCCGGAGCGGCTCACCTACCGCGAGATCCTGGAACGCGTGATGCAGGCGCTGGGCGTCCGCCGGATTCCCGTCCCCGTGCCGATGGCGCTGATGAAACCCGTCGTGCCGGTGATGGCGCGCCTCCTGCCGGATCCGCCCGTCACCCCGGAAGAGCTGGCGCAGCTGGCCCACGACAACGTGACGGACCCCGACTCCGTCCGCAGGGCTTTCGGTTTTGAGCCGCAGGCCATGACGCCCGACGCCATCGCGTACCTGAAGAACGCGCGAGGGTGA
- a CDS encoding acetolactate synthase large subunit — MTAAELLVRCLEVEGVSHVFGVPGEENIDVLDALAGSPVRFVPTRHESGAAFIANVLGRLTGRAGVCLATLGPGATNMLTGVADATQDFAPVVAITGQTALAHMHKESHQAIDTRQMYEPVTKWSVRVLRGETVPEIVGKAFRLAEAEKPGAVHVELPEDVAESPVDGEPRAVRRAPRGDDAAPEPAEAAIRAAAACIRDARQPVILAGNGVIRAHATETLRQFAHNLGIPVLNTFMAKGVLPPDDPLSLLTVGLQSRDYPMAALEEADLVVAVGYDAIEYAPERWNPGGRVPVVHIGRTPPDPEVDYPACAEVIGALATSLERVGAAVGRRAPSARAAAWRALVEARILNAGPAPREGRHARAGLDPREALRPLQSWMDRGATVVSDVGAHKVWVARHLQTGRPNSVLISNGFASMGIAVPGAIAAKLAHPDRPAIALAGDGGFLMTCMELETARRLATPVTVIVWADGGYGLISWKQELKFGRSFGTSFDNPDLARLAEAFGAHYAYADTAGSIAALLEKAATADRSTIIEVPIDYRANLELSKELEGAART, encoded by the coding sequence CTGACGGCCGCGGAACTCCTCGTGCGCTGCCTGGAAGTCGAGGGGGTGTCCCACGTCTTCGGCGTGCCCGGCGAGGAGAACATCGACGTGCTCGACGCGCTCGCCGGCTCGCCCGTCCGCTTCGTGCCGACGCGCCACGAGTCCGGCGCGGCGTTCATCGCGAACGTGCTCGGCCGCCTGACCGGCCGCGCCGGCGTGTGCCTGGCCACCCTCGGCCCCGGGGCCACGAACATGCTCACCGGCGTCGCCGACGCCACGCAGGACTTCGCGCCGGTCGTCGCCATCACGGGGCAGACGGCGCTCGCCCACATGCACAAGGAGTCGCACCAGGCCATCGACACGCGCCAGATGTACGAACCGGTGACGAAGTGGAGCGTGCGCGTGCTGCGCGGGGAGACGGTGCCGGAGATCGTCGGCAAGGCCTTCCGCCTCGCGGAGGCGGAAAAGCCCGGCGCGGTGCACGTCGAGCTTCCGGAGGACGTGGCGGAGTCGCCCGTCGACGGCGAACCGCGCGCCGTCCGGCGCGCGCCGAGGGGCGACGACGCCGCGCCCGAACCGGCAGAGGCGGCCATCCGCGCCGCCGCCGCGTGCATCCGGGACGCCCGCCAGCCCGTCATCCTCGCCGGCAACGGCGTCATCCGCGCGCACGCCACCGAGACCCTGCGCCAGTTCGCCCACAACCTGGGCATCCCCGTGCTGAACACGTTCATGGCCAAAGGCGTGCTGCCGCCGGACGACCCGCTCTCCCTCCTCACCGTCGGCCTGCAGTCGCGCGACTACCCGATGGCGGCGCTGGAAGAGGCGGACCTCGTCGTGGCCGTGGGGTACGACGCCATCGAGTACGCGCCGGAGCGATGGAACCCCGGCGGGCGCGTGCCCGTGGTGCACATCGGCCGGACGCCGCCGGACCCGGAGGTGGACTATCCCGCCTGCGCCGAGGTGATCGGGGCGCTCGCGACGTCGCTCGAGCGAGTGGGCGCGGCCGTCGGGCGGCGCGCCCCGTCGGCCAGGGCGGCGGCGTGGCGGGCTCTGGTGGAGGCGCGCATCCTGAACGCCGGGCCGGCGCCGCGCGAAGGGCGGCACGCGCGCGCCGGCCTGGACCCGCGGGAGGCGCTCCGGCCGCTGCAGTCCTGGATGGACCGGGGGGCCACGGTGGTGTCGGACGTCGGCGCCCACAAGGTCTGGGTGGCGCGCCACCTGCAGACGGGCCGGCCGAACTCCGTCCTCATCTCGAACGGGTTCGCGTCGATGGGCATCGCCGTTCCGGGCGCCATCGCGGCCAAGCTGGCGCATCCGGACCGGCCGGCGATCGCCCTCGCCGGGGACGGCGGCTTCCTCATGACGTGCATGGAGCTGGAGACGGCCCGCCGCCTGGCGACGCCGGTGACCGTCATCGTGTGGGCGGACGGGGGCTACGGGCTCATCAGCTGGAAACAGGAGCTGAAGTTTGGCCGATCCTTTGGAACCTCGTTCGACAACCCGGACCTGGCCCGGCTGGCCGAGGCCTTTGGCGCGCATTACGCGTACGCGGACACGGCGGGGTCCATCGCCGCGCTGCTTGAAAAGGCGGCGACGGCGGACCGGTCCACGATCATCGAGGTGCCCATCGATTACCGCGCGAACCTCGAACTCTCCAAGGAGCTTGAAGGCGCGGCGCGAACTTGA
- a CDS encoding EamA family transporter, translated as MNNTLLLGLLGALCWGIAPVFGKLGLRDIHPVDGLVARTIVTMTFILAWMVGAGRTARLAAIAPIDWLYLGLEAFLATLAGDLFYYLALKWGTAGGAAVALSVSPVFTVWVSSLFLHEPYTWTQMIGALFVALGILLVAVGGGA; from the coding sequence GTGAACAACACCCTCCTCCTGGGACTTCTCGGGGCTCTCTGCTGGGGAATCGCGCCGGTCTTCGGCAAGCTCGGGCTGCGCGACATCCACCCGGTCGACGGGCTGGTCGCGCGCACCATCGTGACGATGACGTTCATCCTGGCGTGGATGGTCGGCGCCGGGCGGACCGCGCGCCTCGCGGCGATCGCGCCGATCGACTGGCTCTACCTCGGCCTCGAGGCGTTTCTCGCCACGCTCGCGGGCGACCTCTTCTATTACCTCGCGCTGAAATGGGGCACCGCCGGCGGCGCGGCCGTCGCGCTTTCGGTGTCGCCCGTCTTCACGGTCTGGGTGAGCAGCCTCTTCCTCCATGAGCCGTACACGTGGACGCAGATGATCGGCGCGCTGTTCGTGGCCCTCGGCATTCTCCTGGTGGCCGTCGGCGGAGGCGCGTGA
- a CDS encoding VanW family protein, which yields MVIRMRAGVLKRIGGVLAAAILAWAALMNVAHPPRSAAPATAPAEPAAPGDDAQCDQPGKTDARLYGRVSEGELPWSAEMPPRLAALLAQTRSDRLVAAFRTTLPNPLFNEEYNIGLAADLLAGHVVEPGQVFSVLRAIGPFTANRGYRDGPTYIGNRIVPTIAGGVCKISSTMYNAVVFADLQVVERHPHGMPVPYVPPGRDATIAWGALDFKFRNNRDAPIVIWSDTKGYTLYVALYGSYDPPVVTWHHQELSREKAPTIRRANPALPHGEERVIGEGLDGVTVRTWVTIERPGQPPETKPMGVDHYRPLPRIVEYGP from the coding sequence TTGGTCATCCGCATGCGGGCCGGCGTTCTGAAGCGCATTGGCGGCGTCCTTGCCGCGGCCATCCTGGCGTGGGCCGCGCTGATGAACGTCGCGCACCCGCCCCGTTCGGCCGCTCCGGCGACGGCTCCGGCCGAACCCGCCGCCCCGGGCGACGACGCCCAATGTGACCAGCCCGGAAAGACGGACGCCCGCCTGTACGGCCGCGTGTCGGAGGGCGAGCTGCCCTGGTCGGCGGAGATGCCGCCGCGCCTCGCCGCCCTCCTCGCGCAGACGCGCAGCGACCGCCTCGTCGCCGCGTTCCGCACGACGCTGCCCAACCCGCTGTTCAACGAGGAGTACAACATCGGTCTCGCCGCCGACCTTTTGGCCGGCCACGTCGTGGAGCCGGGGCAAGTGTTCTCCGTGCTGCGCGCCATCGGACCGTTCACCGCGAACCGCGGCTACCGCGACGGCCCGACGTACATCGGAAACCGCATCGTGCCGACGATCGCCGGCGGCGTGTGCAAGATCTCCTCGACGATGTACAACGCCGTCGTCTTCGCCGACCTGCAGGTCGTGGAGCGCCACCCGCACGGGATGCCCGTGCCCTACGTGCCGCCCGGCCGCGACGCGACGATCGCCTGGGGAGCCCTGGACTTCAAGTTCCGCAACAACCGCGACGCGCCGATCGTCATCTGGTCGGACACGAAGGGGTACACGCTCTACGTCGCCCTCTACGGGTCGTACGACCCGCCCGTCGTGACCTGGCACCACCAGGAGTTGTCGCGCGAGAAGGCGCCGACGATCCGCCGCGCGAACCCGGCCCTGCCGCACGGGGAGGAGCGCGTGATCGGCGAAGGGCTGGACGGCGTCACCGTCCGCACGTGGGTGACGATCGAGCGGCCCGGCCAGCCGCCCGAGACGAAGCCGATGGGCGTCGACCACTACCGCCCGCTGCCGCGGATCGTGGAGTACGGGCCTTGA
- a CDS encoding SPFH/Band 7/PHB domain protein gives MFATILSVIVALFAIALLTRSIRIVEQATAVIIQRLGRYHTTLGPGLHIIVPFIDSVRAVLDLREQPVEFQKVPVITEDNVTVQVDTIAYIQVVDPKRAVYEISNYHVAIERLIQTTLRNVAGDLTLDEMLTSREQINAKLRIHLDEVADKWGVKVNRVELRAIEPPAEIQHAMEMQMKAERERRATVTAAEAAKQSAILRAEGEKQAVVLAAEAAKERQVLEAEGEAQAILRVRQAQAEGLRLLREAGADQAVLALQALDALRAVADGKATKIFIPSDLMNVLGAVGALGEVFQRQGEAAPAKGE, from the coding sequence ATGTTTGCGACCATCCTTTCCGTGATCGTGGCCCTCTTCGCCATCGCGCTGCTCACGCGGTCCATCCGGATCGTGGAGCAGGCGACGGCCGTCATCATCCAGCGGCTGGGCCGCTACCACACGACACTCGGCCCGGGCCTGCACATCATCGTGCCGTTCATCGACTCCGTGCGGGCGGTGCTGGACTTGCGGGAGCAGCCGGTCGAGTTCCAGAAGGTACCCGTCATCACGGAGGACAACGTGACGGTCCAGGTCGACACCATCGCGTACATCCAGGTCGTCGACCCGAAACGGGCCGTGTACGAGATCAGCAACTACCACGTCGCCATCGAGCGGCTCATCCAGACGACGCTCCGCAACGTCGCCGGCGACCTCACCCTGGACGAGATGCTCACCTCGCGCGAGCAGATCAACGCCAAGCTGCGCATCCACCTCGACGAGGTGGCCGACAAGTGGGGCGTGAAGGTCAACCGCGTGGAGCTGCGCGCCATCGAGCCGCCCGCGGAGATCCAGCACGCGATGGAGATGCAGATGAAGGCCGAGCGTGAACGCCGCGCGACGGTCACCGCGGCGGAGGCCGCGAAGCAGTCGGCCATCCTGCGGGCGGAGGGCGAGAAGCAGGCCGTCGTGCTGGCGGCCGAAGCGGCCAAGGAGCGGCAGGTGCTGGAGGCGGAAGGCGAGGCGCAGGCCATCCTCCGCGTGCGCCAGGCGCAGGCGGAAGGCTTGCGCCTGTTGCGGGAAGCGGGCGCGGACCAGGCCGTGCTGGCGCTGCAGGCGCTGGACGCGCTGCGCGCCGTGGCGGACGGCAAGGCGACGAAGATCTTCATCCCGTCGGACCTCATGAATGTCCTCGGCGCCGTGGGCGCGCTGGGCGAGGTGTTCCAACGTCAGGGGGAGGCGGCGCCCGCCAAGGGCGAGTGA
- a CDS encoding NfeD family protein, which yields MTIAEVWLAAGIVLFILEIFSLDFVLLSLGAAAFLAGVTAWFGAGWTGSIAAFAVAAVAALLFLRPFAVRKVQAKGGPTNAEALIGAVGYVTRPIDPLKGGRVRVGGDDWAARADEPLAKDTRVVVESIEGITLFVRRDA from the coding sequence ATGACCATCGCCGAAGTCTGGCTCGCAGCGGGCATCGTCCTGTTCATCCTCGAAATCTTCTCCCTCGACTTCGTGTTGCTCTCGCTCGGCGCCGCGGCCTTTCTGGCCGGCGTGACCGCGTGGTTCGGCGCGGGGTGGACGGGGTCGATCGCGGCGTTCGCCGTCGCGGCGGTGGCGGCGCTCCTCTTCTTGAGGCCGTTCGCCGTCCGCAAGGTGCAGGCCAAGGGCGGGCCGACCAACGCGGAGGCGTTGATCGGCGCGGTCGGGTACGTGACGCGGCCGATCGACCCGCTCAAGGGCGGTCGCGTCCGCGTCGGCGGCGACGACTGGGCGGCCCGCGCCGACGAGCCGCTCGCGAAGGATACGCGCGTCGTCGTCGAATCCATCGAGGGCATCACGCTGTTCGTGAGGAGAGACGCCTGA